A window of Daphnia carinata strain CSIRO-1 chromosome 5, CSIRO_AGI_Dcar_HiC_V3, whole genome shotgun sequence genomic DNA:
ATTACATGTAAGTATTTCTTACGTTGCTGCTAGCATAAAAACTGCATTGTTTGTTGGATAGGGTAAATAAAACGTGTAGCGGTAGATCTTTCGTGCAACAAATAGACGGCACGTATACGTTACGCATTTGCCATAATTTTCGTGGTGAGGGTCATTAACTTCATCCTATTAGAATAATGTGATAAGCCTAGTATTAACCAAAACTTGTTAACAAAACTTTAATTCACAATTGCCGTAAGACAAAACGATTTGTCAGAagtgggattcgaacccacgcccAGAGAACTGGACTGCGACCTGAACGcagcgccttagaccgctcggccatcctgacttACAAATAAATCTTCACTATTACGAAACAAATGCATATAAGATGTTGCATTTATGTTAATTTCAGCATTTCTAGACGTCATTAATGCCCGGCAACATTGCTCATTTTTCTGTGCATTCCAACAAAACTTTTTACAAATACAGTTCGAGAGTAAATAAGTtccatttgaaaagaagaacagaAACAACATGAAGTTGATGCACCAAAAACGTGTTTGATATTTAATCGCAATGTAAAACaataacatttgaaaaaataacactTGGctcgtaagaggatcgaactcatgacctccgcgttattagcacggcgctctaaccaactgagctaacaaGCCGTGATGGACAATAAGAAGAAACACATAAATATACGTTGCAATTATTTCTGCTActagtatttttgtttttacgctTCCGTTAATTACCGTTTATGATTACAAAATGCAATCCTAGCTATACAATTCTAGCAAAACAGCCAAGGTAGGGATTTTGAGGAGGTTCGCATCGCAAATGTTACCGCCAAATTGTACACCTAAGTTTTGCTGTTGACAGTACCTTTTAcctagtattttttttttgcttccccgAAGAAACATATATTAAAAACTCTGGGAAATCTTGAAGACTTGCGAATAATTCTCTACATTTTTGCAATATTATAAAACGCTGCAAAAAGTTCCGCCCGAtaagggacttgaacccttgacctcaggattaaaagtcccgcgctctaccgactgagctaaccgGGCCATGATATACTAGTCTGTTTTCCTATATAAAAAACAAGCCCTTTCTTTGCCGACGTAAATGCTTAGGAAACAGTTACCAGCATTCTGTACTACAATGGAACTTAGATTTAtacagcaataaaaaaaacaataaaaattcaatttgtattttttgccTTTAAAATTAATGATGCGTATTTAACCATGAGTGTATAGAACAATAAAATAATCTGAAAAAATTGCTTCGCCCAACgtgggggtcgaacccacgaccctgagattaagagtctcatgctctaccgactgagctagccaggctaTGTTAAGTTAATAACGTGACGGAAAGGGGCATGTGTATAACTTTTTCAAGTTACTTCAGCATTTGTAATTAGCTTGTACAATATTCATGTAAATAGCATATATAATCAGATGATATCACACGAACTACAATTTTTATTACCATGCTGTATAATCATGAATTTCTTTGCCACTGCGTATCTTCGGAAACAAAAAGTCTATACAAATGCACGAAAACCAACTAGTATGTAATCCCCACAAAAAAACTGAGGAAAAAGACTAGGACAGCGTGAACGATGGCGCATTAATTTTACGGGTTTGATAATGCTAATAGCATTGGCAAAATTGAAATCACGGTCATTTTAAATACTCTAAATTCATCGGTTCAAGCTACGTGAACTGACAAAACGTCGTTGACGTTGCACTGACAGATCATTTCGTGTATTTTCGTATAGTTATGCGACCACAATAATACGAGCCTACCCAAGTTTCCAATGGCTGTTGCATGGTTTCATTCCACCTACTAAATACGACAACAGCTTGGTGTTTGAACAACGAATGAAGCTTCAGTCGCAAAAAcatgaacaaagaaaaatgggcgCCATTCTGCAAATGCCATTGCCAATGGAGTGAATACCTGAAAGACAAAggaaccccccccctcctaAATCGGCCTTTACAAATGGCTTTGTAAGAATATTTACAGGTGCATCATGAGAATTTTTGTCCATTTTCTACGAGTAAAGTTCTCGTTCAACTGAAACAAATTAAAGAACAATAATCTTTGATGAATGATGCAGTTTATAATTATAAATTAGGGAGAATTTCCGAACGAATCGCTACAGTTCAAGACATCTAAAGGGCGATCAAAACGTCAGTGTAGTTCAAGCTTTCGTCGTGTACATATTTCACTGACATCTTAACACTTATCACGATCCTTCTAGGTCATTGAGGAAATGATGAGTGGGTACTATCTTTCGTCTGAGAGAAGTCCGCGCCACCAAATGTTACGACTTTGGCGGACGCTACACTACTGATCCTCTCttggaataaaaaatgaattggttATTTTAGTAACTTAGCTGAATATTGTACGCTAGTAATTCACCAGTCATTGCTCTGAATTGGGTCGCTAAATAGCGGTGAACTGTAAATGTTAATGTAAACAATGTCTAGACACAATGAAATTTAGTAAAttgcatgaaaaaatgaaTGCAAAATTATTACCTACCATTGCTTAGTTATTAACATGAGAAACCTTACGAAAATATAAGCCaattttaattgtttgatGTTTACAACTACATAATCAGTAATTCCACTTGCGTAAAGATAAAATAACTTTGCATATCAAATTCCATGATGCAAACTAAAATATTGGTGGTCAAAGCCTTGGCGACAACATTAAGTACTAAACCAATCACTAATTGGCGGTAGCACGATGGTTATCAATTGAACATTATCGGTTAAAATCAGCTGAAAATGAttagcaaaaatgttttcactAATTTaaagaatataaataaaatttttttgaatcataTTCGACGGTGGGGCTCGCCAGTCGAGTTCTTGCGTGTTCCATCCTGCATATTTATGCGTTTCCTGTTAGATGGAACGTGGatagaataacaaaaacgCATAACCAAATCGAACTGCAAAAATGCCTTCTTCAGATAGGAATCCAGCAATGGGCGCTGATGCGGAAATAAGTACATTAACTTGGGTGCTATTCGTTGTGTTGGTTTACATTGCCCTCATTTCTATTTCTGGTGGAACGGTGTATGCGATTTACGGCTGGCGAGGAGATGGATCCGGGCCTAATGGAACCATCGCCATCAAAGGGATGGTTCAAACTGCTTCCAAACAACTAGCTGCTGTAACGAATACAACAGCTTGTCCGCTGTCAGTGGCTAATTGCCCGACCATTACTTGCAAGGAACCAGCTTGCGTTCCTTCATCTGTGACACCTTCGTGTTTCACAACTCCAGCACCGAAGCGGGAGCCTTGCATGGAAGCCTTGCCTTGTCAGAACGGAACGTGTCGTGCCAGAACGTGCCCAACACGTCGACCACCGCCACCTATTGGCGTTTTCTACAACTCGGGGCGCGATACGAAAACTGTGTCGGAATGGCTCAACATGTACCCACCATTTTCGAAATCACGATTGATTGTTGTCACTACGCTGTTGGAAGAATCGATCGAACCGTGGACATTAGCTGGCTTCATCCACAGGTGCAAAGACAGCCATACTTACCCGCTACGTGAAACGACATGCACGTTTTGCCAGGATCGCTACACTTACGTCCAGTGCATCATGTCGAATAATTTGATACACGAGCCTCAACGATACGCTGCCGTGGACAAGTCTTATTTCGGTGAGCCGGAATTTTTGCGAATGAGGGGCTGGCTTCCTGATGTTATTCTCAACGATCCTCATTGGAGACCGGAGGAACTCGACAACATTTTTCTTCACATCGAACGCGCCATCCGGTCGTTTACAATAAAAACAGACGTTGCCGGAAGGTCTTGCAAAATCTGTGACGATTTCAGTAGAAGCATTTATGACAAGTGTTTTTCGACAGATGGAGTGCgatattcatttcctttcgttaaaaatcaaacagcGAAAATGTAAtcatcaattttgttttgcatgaTTTCAATACAATTACCATTCATGTCCAATAATTTGGCTATTTGTCTCTTTCTTGTCTTTTATTAAGCAGCTGATGCCAAAAACTAACATATCACATGTGTCATCTGTAGGATAGTCTTACAAAAGCGATTAAATTACGCAAAAGCTTTTTCAGTCGACGTTGGGTAACGTCCCTTGACACATTAGGATTATCTGATCTGGACAAACAGGAAAAGACACACGTCCAACGAACCATGCGATAGCGTGTGGGCAGTGTTTCTTTTCAACATagttttgtttattctttaCTGGTTGTTCATTCTGTTTCCAATTCCGTAGCACGTCGTCATTTATAATCCGCATAGATATTCAGAAATCCGCGCAGCTTACAAGCTCAAGCCGGCGCTTAATGTACACACGATATACACACGCCCTTTGGACTCAGCTGACTAAGCAGCAGAAGACGCACAAGTCcgtgaaagagagaaaaaaaagggagaaaagactttctatgtgtgtgtgtgttggtaAAAGAACGAAATAGGCGAGTCAGAATGTCAACGTACGCTTAAAAAGTTTCTCCGCACGTTGCTTTCACTTCACTGTTTTTGCTGATGTGTGTGTTTTAGAGGCGAACTGTGGCGAGATGAGTTGAGAGTGTCTGTCTTTTTCccaatctgttttttttttcttaaacgaTACTCCATTGCATAATCACGGTTGgtgaaaaaaatggagggtgAAACTCTTTATGGGTCGGAAGACTCGCAAAGCGTCATGTCGGAAAGAGTCCAGACGTTGGCGCGTAATATTTACCAAGAGTTCCAGCGAATGATTCAAAAGTATGATGAGGATGTAGTCAAGGTATGTATTTGCCTTCATCGGGATCTTCCTCTTTTCCACGTGTTACTCATTTTGTGCTTGGTGAAACTATCTGATGAACAGGATCTTATGCCCAACATCGTCAACATGTTGGAATGTCTGGACCTGGCTTACACTGCTAACCAGGAACATGAAGTGGAATTGGAGCTCCTCAGAGAAGATAATGAGCAATTGGTGACCCAATATGAGAGAGAAAAGCAGCTACGCAGAACTACAGATTCTGTATGTTACCCTTTTTTCTAGTTAAAGATGCTGATGTAATCATCTTTTCCTTTACAGAAACTTTTAGAGTTGGAAGATGTAACGGAGGAAGAAAACAAGGTACTGCAGGCCAAAGTTGAGAGTCTCGAATCTATTGTCAGAATGCTTGAACTCAAATCGAAAAATGCCACTGACCATGGTAATTTAAGAGTTAAATGATTTAAAGGAGAAAATACCAAATTACGTTGTTTTTTCTACAGTTTTCCGActggaagaaaaggaaaatgagatGAGGAAAGAGTTTACCAAAGTTCATGACCGATACACAGAACTGTTGAAAGTTCACATGGATCATGTGGAAAGAACGAGAGGATTATTGGGGACGGATCGTCTAGAAGGAGCAGGTCTGTCCTCCAGGCATTCGGGAATGCAATCCTGGAACATAAACGTTAATCTGACACCCCCTCATCAAATCATCAGGTACAATAAAGAGTAATTTACCTCCTTAAGATctacaattgaaaaaaaactgtcaaaaaaaaaaaaaaggtctacAGGGCCATTGTCGTTTGGCTTCACATCGCTGGAAAATGCCGTCCTCACTCCAAGCAATCCGAAATTCTTTTCGAATCCAGTGGCTGATTTGGCCAGCAGCATCACAACACCGTCTTGTCTTTCTCAGCCTAACGCTCTTCAATCCGAATTGGTTTGTTTTCACTCATAATCTTCACATAACAATGTTGAAAACATTCTCTATGCTATAGGACATGCAATCTGAATTGGAAATGTCAGGCGATGCCACTGGATTCGAACAAAACGGGACGGCTGATCAAAGTACTTATTACATTttgcatttcatttaaaatttaattgattatttttctGGAAGGAGATGTTTGGTCATCGAcctccgaaaagaaaaattccagtGTGCTCAAAAAATTCGACGAAGCCATTTCTAGTCCTCATCACGAGGGCAAAAGTCTCAAGCGAAAGTATGGCATGTTCTCCATTTGTAAATGTTCTCTTTAATGAATACGTCATGATTGCAGGGAGGAGCGATCGAGTAACACGTTGTACCAGGAACTAAGTTTCCAAGAGTCGTCAATCCTGGAAGATTCTAGTGAAATTAcgggtattaaaaaaaaaatttagaagtcatgatccttttctttcgtgaCGGATGCATTTCCTGTTTTCGACAGGTAACTGGGTTCATCCAGGCGAGTTTGCTTCTTCAGGTATTCATTCTGCCTTTCTTATGTACTTTTGTGTTTTGCCGTCCCTCTTGTTCCTCGGTCGCTGGGTTTTCTCACGGTCACGTAGTGTCAAATGAAAACTCGTTCCAAACATGaccagtttttttatttttttaagttgaatttttttttttaagtttatatTGTTCGATTGGTTGCACAAACACgccattattttctttctatctctttctctATCTTTCGATTATTTGCTCACCTTGTCCTACGTATCTCTTCTCACTCTCTGTCCGGGGGTGGGGGTTGGATGGAACACAACGCACACAttctcaacaacaaaaaaacgcaattaaaaacaaaaagattccGAACCGGAATTGGAAGATCACGTTGAGGATGTGGATGCGAGGAGGAAGAAAGGTAACAAAGTcgcttattttttctttattattcaaattttattttttattcggtTTGCacgccatttttcatttcctacACGATCAGTTTAATCaacctgtttctttttgcttcgtttgatttttatttcatgattattttgaaatgtcCCAACTAATCCGGTGGTTAAAACGttgatcattatttttttggtaCTAATCTGGAATTCATTTTCAGTCACGGACAATTTTTACGGCATGGGCAAAGAAGTTGAGAACCTCATCACAGAGAACAACGAACTTTTGGCGACCaagtaaattttgaatttttaaaataattggaataattttcattttcgatttACATCAATTTTAGGAATGCGTTAAATATTGTGAAAGATGATTTGATAGCCAAAGTGGACGAACTCTCGAGGtaaactttttcttcaaatgtttaaatgttaaaaaaaattagttaaaattcaaaattaaaagtgAGCAAGAAATCCTTCGAGATGAAATCCGTTCGTTGCAATCGATGCGGACTCGTTTGCGACTGAGGACGGACGAGCTGGAAGCCGAAGTGAAGGCACTCCGCGAGGAAATCGAAAACGCTCGCAGAGTTGCCAAAtcggaagaagaggaagacgtGCCACTGTCGCAGCGGAAGCGTTTTACTCGCGTCGAAATGGCCCGCGTACTTATGGAACGTAATCAATACAAGGAGCGCTGGATGGAACTCCAGGAAGCCGTAATTAACCCCTCTccaataaaatataatttagaatgaatttttgaatgtcaattttaaatttcaggtTCGCTGGACAGAAATGCTGCGCGCCCAGAAAGCGGCGGGGCAGCAAGAAGAGACGGACAAGCGTCAGAAGCAATCTGTCTGGAAATTGTAAATACATTAAATTGTTATCTTTTTAGCTTAAAATATCGATTGCCTATTTCTAAAATcagtttcagcaaccttttcAACGCGGGCAATGAAAGAGAACACGGCCAGCATCCAACGACGTTATTAAGGCAATCTCAAACTGTTCCGTCGCTTCAGTTTCACGCTCAAAGCGGCAAAGTCGGTCCTGGATCGCCTGTCCGGTTAGCCAACGACACGTCCAGGCCAAGACGCAAGGACAACGTTTTGAATAGCGAACGGCCGGATGCGTCTGGAGTCAAGGCCCACGTCCGTCGTCAAGATGGCCGACTTCAAGCCTACGGCTGGTCATTGCCGTCACGTCAATCTGTACCTGCTGGATCGGCTCCTACCGCAATGGGAACACCTCCGATCACACCTCCGAAGG
This region includes:
- the LOC130703160 gene encoding JNK-interacting protein 3-like isoform X2, encoding MEGETLYGSEDSQSVMSERVQTLARNIYQEFQRMIQKYDEDVVKDLMPNIVNMLECLDLAYTANQEHEVELELLREDNEQLVTQYEREKQLRRTTDSKLLELEDVTEEENKVLQAKVESLESIVRMLELKSKNATDHVFRLEEKENEMRKEFTKVHDRYTELLKVHMDHVERTRGLLGTDRLEGAGLSSRHSGMQSWNINVNLTPPHQIIRSTGPLSFGFTSLENAVLTPSNPKFFSNPVADLASSITTPSCLSQPNALQSELDMQSELEMSGDATGFEQNGTADQRDVWSSTSEKKNSSVLKKFDEAISSPHHEGKSLKRKEERSSNTLYQELSFQESSILEDSSEITGNWVHPGEFASSDSEPELEDHVEDVDARRKKVTDNFYGMGKEVENLITENNELLATKNALNIVKDDLIAKVDELSSEQEILRDEIRSLQSMRTRLRLRTDELEAEVKALREEIENARRVAKSEEEEDVPLSQRKRFTRVEMARVLMERNQYKERWMELQEAVRWTEMLRAQKAAGQQEETDKRQKQSVWKFFSNLFNAGNEREHGQHPTTLLRQSQTVPSLQFHAQSGKVGPGSPVRLANDTSRPRRKDNVLNSERPDASGVKAHVRRQDGRLQAYGWSLPSRQSVPAGSAPTAMGTPPITPPKGSVSAATVGVPVPVYCRPLEDQEPGMKIWCAAGIDLTGGQTKDGGSMVGSSVFYNPIPADSGPVGDASDANKSDAIQTLAAELAESQWEREDAEMWERRLSSLVWIINSATGKSRVNVIDSNRPGDVILTFDILAANVLCIATVAGVKDNDFPPPSEPTPPPTDGRSEEDDVNDEESTSIRSDGDGSSSKGDAIVGSIRYVSCSVAGSDLLDHPKENDNEVFQPTLSKRMVSVEGEAAISEPEVPASRNRTFRNTWNIPPWSDVIKDGLSEPTQNFGPVSTALATVWMGCQCGRLYIHSAVLHWKNPLRVIKLPDAVLAIIHVRGRVLAALANGQVAIFARSANDGEWDLSAYWLLELAPPTVAVRCLTRVHSTVWAAFRNKIAVIDPESLRVETCFEAHPRKESQIRQLCWAGDGVWISIRLDSSIRLFHAHDYRHLQDVDVEPYVSKMLGTGKLGFSFVRITSMMISLQRLWMGTGNGVIISVPLSESSGSSGKPVVIKDILSSLNHNQSINGPASISAGGDEESQPPSSTSVYSDPRDRVVAGSFIPYCSMAQAQLSFHGHKDAVKFFVAVPGQGGASAASCDAAQSAESTAPSPTSMLVLSGGEGYVDFRQEPDDLQETASHLIVWQVALPIQPPATSRPSREPNRI
- the LOC130703160 gene encoding JNK-interacting protein 3-like isoform X4 — translated: MEGETLYGSEDSQSVMSERVQTLARNIYQEFQRMIQKYDEDVVKDLMPNIVNMLECLDLAYTANQEHEVELELLREDNEQLVTQYEREKQLRRTTDSKLLELEDVTEEENKVLQAKVESLESIVRMLELKSKNATDHVFRLEEKENEMRKEFTKVHDRYTELLKVHMDHVERTRGLLGTDRLEGAGLSSRHSGMQSWNINVNLTPPHQIIRSTGPLSFGFTSLENAVLTPSNPKFFSNPVADLASSITTPSCLSQPNALQSELDMQSELEMSGDATGFEQNGTADQRDVWSSTSEKKNSSVLKKFDEAISSPHHEGKSLKRKEERSSNTLYQELSFQESSILEDSSEITGNWVHPGEFASSDSEPELEDHVEDVDARRKKVTDNFYGMGKEVENLITENNELLATKNALNIVKDDLIAKVDELSSEQEILRDEIRSLQSMRTRLRLRTDELEAEVKALREEIENARRVAKSEEEEDVPLSQRKRFTRVEMARVLMERNQYKERWMELQEAVRWTEMLRAQKAAGQQEETDKRQKQSVWKFFSNLFNAGNEREHGQHPTTLLRQSQTVPSLQFHAQSGKVGPGSPVRLANDTSRPRRKDNVLNSERPDASGVKAHVRRQDGRLQAYGWSLPSRQSVPAGSAPTAMGTPPITPPKGSVSAATVGVPVPVYCRPLEDQEPGMKIWCAAGIDLTGGQTKDGGSMVGSSVFYNPIPADSGPVGDASDANKSDAIQTLAAELAESQWEREDAEMWERRLSSLVWIINSATGKSRVNVIDSNRPGDVILTFDILAANVLCIATVAGVKDNDFPPPSEPTPPPTDGRSEEDDVNDEESTSIRSDGDGSSSKGDAIVGSIRYVSCSVAGSDLLDHPKENDNEGEAAISEPEVPASRNRTFRNTWNIPPWSDVIKDGLSEPTQNFGPVSTALATVWMGCQCGRLYIHSAVLHWKNPLRVIKLPDAVLAIIHVRGRVLAALANGQVAIFARSANDGEWDLSAYWLLELAPPTVAVRCLTRVHSTVWAAFRNKIAVIDPESLRVETCFEAHPRKESQIRQLCWAGDGVWISIRLDSSIRLFHAHDYRHLQDVDVEPYVSKMLGTGKLGFSFVRITSMMISLQRLWMGTGNGVIISVPLSESSGSSGKPVVIKDILSSLNHNQSINGPASISAGGDEESQPPSSTSVYSDPRDRVVAGSFIPYCSMAQAQLSFHGHKDAVKFFVAVPGQGGASAASCDAAQSAESTAPSPTSMLVLSGGEGYVDFRQEPDDLQETASHLIVWQVALPIQPPATSRPSREPNRI
- the LOC130703160 gene encoding JNK-interacting protein 3-like isoform X3, encoding MEGETLYGSEDSQSVMSERVQTLARNIYQEFQRMIQKYDEDVVKDLMPNIVNMLECLDLAYTANQEHEVELELLREDNEQLVTQYEREKQLRRTTDSKLLELEDVTEEENKVLQAKVESLESIVRMLELKSKNATDHVFRLEEKENEMRKEFTKVHDRYTELLKVHMDHVERTRGLLGTDRLEGAGLSSRHSGMQSWNINVNLTPPHQIIRSTGPLSFGFTSLENAVLTPSNPKFFSNPVADLASSITTPSCLSQPNALQSELDMQSELEMSGDATGFEQNGTADQRDVWSSTSEKKNSSVLKKFDEAISSPHHEGKSLKRKEERSSNTLYQELSFQESSILEDSSEITGNWVHPGEFASSDSEPELEDHVEDVDARRKKVTDNFYGMGKEVENLITENNELLATKNALNIVKDDLIAKVDELSSEQEILRDEIRSLQSMRTRLRLRTDELEAEVKALREEIENARRVAKSEEEEDVPLSQRKRFTRVEMARVLMERNQYKERWMELQEAVRWTEMLRAQKAAGQQEETDKRQKQSVWKFFSNLFNAGNEREHGQHPTTLLRQSQTVPSLQFHAQSGKVGPGSPVRLANDTSRPRRKDNVLNSERPDASGVKAHVRRQDGRLQAYGWSLPSRQSVPAGSAPTAMGTPPITPPKGSVSAATVGVPVPVYCRPLEDQEPGMKIWCAAGIDLTGGQTKDGGSMVGSSVFYNPIPADSGPVGDASDANKSDAIQTLAAELAESQWEREDAEMWERRLSSLVWIINSATGKSRVNVIDSNRPGDVILTFDILAANVLCIATVAGVKDNDFPPPSEPTPPPTDGRSEEDDVNDEESTSIRSDGDGSSSKGDAIVGSIRYVSCSVAGSDLLDHPKENDNEVFQPTLSKRMVSVEGEAAISEPEVPASRNRTFRNTWNIPPWSDVIKDGLSEPTQNFGPVSTALATVWMGCQCGRLYIHSAVLHWKNPLRVIKLPDAVLAIIHVRGRVLAALANGQVAIFARSANDGEWDLSAYWLLELAPPTVAVRCLTRVHSTVWAAFRNKIAVIDPESLRVETCFEAHPRKESQIRQLCWAGDGVWISIRLDSSIRLFHAHDYRHLQDVDVEPYVSKMLGTGKLGFSFVRITSMMISLQRLWMGTGNGVIISVPLSESSGSSGKPVVIKDILSSLNHNQSINGPASISAGGDEESQPPSSTSVYSDPRDRVVAGSFIPYCSMAQAQLSFHGHKDAVKFFVAVPGQGGASAASCDAAQSAESTAPSPTSMLVLSGGEGYVDFRQGQDDDEEYRGLSHGETSHIIVWQVHCC